Proteins found in one Spirochaetota bacterium genomic segment:
- a CDS encoding ABC-F family ATP-binding cassette domain-containing protein produces MINIKNLYFSYGANKIFENINLNIYRKDKIGLVGINGSGKTTFLKLLSGELKPDKGEIIFEGNVKVGYIPQELNFDDNETPLKLCRKAFEEENDLIKKFEKISNNFANNSNLAEEYDKILHLIEQKNAFNIDYKIENILFNLGFNKETINKNLVNLSGGYKIRAYIGFLLLLDKDLLLLDEPTNYLDIDSIIFLTEYLKSFQKSFIVISHDINFLDSVVNKIFYLNNQKIFEFNGCNYTKFIEKKKEMVEQINKINENKLKEIEHLQEFVDRFRAKNTIAKRVQSKIKSIEKLQKEITDLNLKENKISFFINNNDNRFLNILSFENVDFSYNSILDKEDLIFENISFSITRGEKILLLGKNGVGKTTLLKLASNKLKPIKGRIIYHNKASYGYFSQDITESLNYENDVITEFEKENVSLNMKDKEKRTYLGIFGFEKDDIYKKIKFLSGGEKVRLLIAKIFVNSPDILLLDEPTTYLDINSKDILAQCIINFNGAVILVSHDIDFIKKTASILWTIENRKIKVLKNLDEYLDRKKIELVSKYDRENKEKIGFNNFKNNDNKRKKDDYKKRVNEKRKIEIENDILKIENRIKEIEKRFLVENWKKEHIFLKNEYEELKDKLKKLEEEWFNL; encoded by the coding sequence ATGATAAATATAAAAAATCTATATTTTTCTTATGGAGCTAATAAAATTTTTGAAAATATAAACTTAAATATATATAGGAAAGATAAAATTGGTCTTGTTGGAATTAATGGTTCAGGAAAAACAACATTCTTAAAATTATTATCAGGAGAACTTAAACCAGATAAAGGTGAAATTATATTTGAAGGAAATGTTAAAGTAGGCTATATACCACAAGAATTAAATTTTGATGATAATGAAACTCCACTTAAGCTTTGTAGGAAAGCTTTTGAGGAAGAAAATGATTTAATAAAAAAGTTTGAAAAAATATCAAACAATTTTGCAAATAATTCTAATTTAGCAGAAGAATATGATAAAATTTTGCATTTAATAGAACAGAAAAATGCATTTAATATTGATTATAAAATTGAAAACATTTTATTTAATTTGGGGTTTAATAAGGAAACTATAAATAAAAATCTTGTTAATTTATCAGGTGGTTATAAAATAAGAGCATACATAGGATTTCTTTTATTATTGGATAAGGATTTGCTTCTTCTTGATGAGCCAACAAATTATTTAGATATTGATTCTATAATATTTTTAACAGAATATTTAAAATCTTTTCAAAAATCTTTTATAGTAATTTCTCATGATATTAATTTTCTTGATTCTGTTGTTAATAAAATATTTTACTTAAATAATCAAAAAATATTTGAATTTAATGGATGTAACTATACAAAATTTATAGAGAAAAAAAAAGAAATGGTTGAACAAATTAATAAAATTAATGAAAATAAATTAAAGGAAATTGAACATCTACAAGAATTTGTTGATAGATTTAGAGCAAAGAACACTATTGCAAAAAGAGTTCAAAGTAAAATTAAGTCAATAGAAAAACTTCAAAAAGAGATAACTGATTTAAATTTGAAGGAAAATAAAATTAGTTTTTTTATAAATAATAATGATAACAGATTTTTAAATATTTTGAGTTTTGAAAATGTTGATTTTAGCTATAATTCAATTTTAGATAAGGAAGACTTGATTTTTGAAAATATTTCTTTTTCAATTACAAGAGGTGAAAAAATTCTTCTTCTTGGAAAAAATGGGGTTGGGAAAACTACCCTTCTTAAATTGGCTTCAAATAAATTGAAGCCTATTAAGGGAAGAATAATTTACCATAATAAAGCATCTTATGGTTATTTTTCTCAGGATATTACTGAAAGTTTAAATTATGAAAATGATGTTATAACCGAATTTGAGAAGGAAAATGTTTCTTTAAATATGAAGGATAAGGAGAAGAGAACATATTTAGGAATATTTGGTTTTGAAAAAGATGATATTTATAAAAAAATAAAGTTTCTTTCTGGTGGTGAAAAAGTTAGATTATTAATTGCAAAGATATTTGTAAATTCTCCTGATATTTTACTTCTTGATGAACCAACAACTTATTTAGATATTAATTCAAAAGATATATTAGCTCAATGTATTATCAATTTTAATGGAGCAGTAATTCTTGTTTCCCATGATATTGACTTTATAAAAAAAACTGCATCTATCCTTTGGACTATTGAGAATAGAAAAATTAAAGTTTTAAAAAATTTAGATGAGTACTTAGATAGAAAAAAAATAGAATTAGTAAGTAAATATGATAGAGAAAATAAAGAAAAGATTGGTTTTAATAATTTTAAAAATAATGATAATAAAAGAAAAAAAGATGATTATAAAAAAAGAGTAAATGAAAAAAGAAAAATTGAAATAGAAAATGATATATTAAAAATTGAAAATAGAATTAAAGAAATAGAAAAAAGGTTTTTGGTAGAAAATTGGAAAAAAGAACATATTTTTTTAAAAAATGAATATGAAGAACTAAAAGATAAACTTAAAAAACTTGAAGAGGAATGGTTTAATTTATGA
- a CDS encoding NAD(P)-dependent oxidoreductase, with protein MDKWNIGWIGLGVMGKSMVSHFISNGFKVFINTRTKEKAYELINKGAIYCDGVDELVLKSNIIFTMVGFPEDVEDVYFSNNKIIDTIQNLNKGELDLKDINLEKEFLEKSGKKKIFIDMTTTKPSIAKKIYNELNSLNCGFLDAPVSGGDVGAKNATLSIMVGGDKNIFEFVKPYFEIIGKNIVYQGESGSGQNTKMCNQIVIAGTMIGVCEALIYAYKAGLDIEKVLFSITKGAAGCWTLDNLAPRIIRGDFNPGFFVEHFVKDMGIALEEASRMNISLPGLALVHQLYISLKAQGDGKLGTQALYKALKRLNNIS; from the coding sequence ATGGATAAATGGAATATAGGTTGGATCGGATTAGGAGTTATGGGGAAATCTATGGTAAGTCATTTTATTTCTAATGGGTTTAAAGTTTTTATTAATACTAGGACCAAAGAAAAAGCATATGAATTGATTAATAAAGGAGCCATTTATTGTGATGGTGTTGATGAACTAGTATTAAAAAGCAATATAATATTTACTATGGTTGGTTTTCCAGAAGATGTGGAAGATGTCTATTTTTCTAATAATAAAATTATTGATACAATTCAAAATTTAAATAAGGGAGAATTAGATTTAAAAGATATAAATTTGGAGAAAGAGTTTTTAGAAAAAAGTGGAAAGAAAAAAATATTTATAGATATGACAACTACTAAACCTTCCATTGCTAAAAAAATTTATAATGAACTTAATAGTTTGAATTGTGGTTTTCTTGATGCTCCTGTTTCAGGGGGAGATGTAGGTGCAAAAAATGCTACACTTTCCATAATGGTTGGAGGAGATAAAAATATTTTTGAATTTGTAAAGCCATATTTTGAAATTATTGGGAAGAACATTGTTTATCAAGGAGAATCTGGTTCAGGTCAGAATACTAAAATGTGCAATCAGATAGTTATTGCAGGTACTATGATAGGGGTTTGTGAAGCTTTAATTTATGCTTATAAAGCTGGTTTAGATATTGAAAAAGTCCTTTTTTCAATAACAAAAGGAGCAGCAGGATGTTGGACTCTTGATAATTTAGCTCCCAGAATTATTAGAGGTGATTTTAATCCAGGTTTTTTTGTTGAACATTTTGTTAAAGATATGGGGATAGCATTGGAAGAAGCTTCAAGAATGAATATATCTCTTCCAGGGCTAGCTCTTGTTCATCAACTATATATTTCATTAAAAGCTCAAGGTGATGGGAAATTAGGTACACAGGCTCTTTATAAGGCTTTAAAAAGATTGAATAATATTAGTTAG
- a CDS encoding DUF554 domain-containing protein produces MILLGTIINSLAVIIGSFLGLTIIKKINESTENILFSIIGVFTLFIGFKMCLSTKQPIGVLISLILGGLIGNLLKIDKYLDSLFEKFKNRFSNNINKKTNFSEGIFTAFLLFCIGSMTIVGAMEEGINRNSSILITKSLMDFFSSIILTSSLGIGVLFSFIPLFIYQSLLTIFFYLFGNFIPQNLIIEISATGGFILVLLSLNLLKLKNFKIINLIPSLILIIPINYIFNKIII; encoded by the coding sequence ATGATACTTTTAGGTACAATAATAAATTCTTTAGCAGTAATTATAGGTTCATTTCTTGGATTAACTATAATAAAAAAAATTAATGAATCAACGGAAAATATTTTGTTTTCAATTATTGGTGTATTTACTTTATTCATAGGCTTTAAAATGTGCTTATCAACTAAACAACCAATAGGTGTTTTAATTTCTTTAATCTTAGGAGGTTTAATTGGCAATCTATTAAAAATTGACAAATATTTAGATAGTTTATTTGAAAAATTTAAAAATAGGTTTTCCAATAACATAAACAAAAAAACTAATTTTTCAGAAGGAATTTTTACTGCTTTTTTACTTTTTTGTATAGGTTCTATGACTATTGTTGGTGCTATGGAGGAAGGAATAAATAGAAATTCATCTATCTTAATCACAAAATCTTTAATGGATTTTTTCTCTTCAATTATTTTAACATCTTCTTTAGGAATAGGGGTTTTATTCTCTTTTATTCCCCTTTTTATTTATCAAAGCCTTTTAACAATTTTTTTCTATTTATTTGGTAATTTTATTCCACAAAACTTAATAATTGAAATAAGCGCAACAGGTGGTTTTATATTAGTCTTATTAAGTTTAAATCTATTAAAACTAAAAAACTTTAAAATTATTAATTTAATTCCATCTCTTATTCTAATTATCCCAATTAACTATATCTTTAATAAAATAATAATTTAA